A DNA window from bacterium contains the following coding sequences:
- the smc gene encoding chromosome segregation protein SMC codes for MRLESLKIQGFKSFADKVELVFKPGITAIVGPNGCGKSNITDAIRWVLGEQSAKSLRGGQMEDVIFNGSTCRPPKGMAEVSLKLTNLGSLPVAFPEVVITRRIFRSGENEYFINKSQCRLKDIVDMFLDTGLGRGAYSIVEQGKIDFIIMAKPKERRSLIESAAGILKYKSKREEALKKMEATEQNLERIKDILHEVEKQKDTLSKQAELAMVYREYRRQEDELAHKIALGQYLGLLREKKGLDAELQQWKDREMAVNSDLAQAETEIEKSKTALLECEERISIRQKAVYALESQINTLTQQQQSSEKELKRLEEERIAINLELEELHKSQSKIEAAIHTLEADLREKEQSLADKSEGLKSLENECQLLGQSIQKKNHAYETRRKDVLGLTNQEARLENLCGNLKGKQKEIQGRQEGFQRTLCRLEDDLQRKDERRKNLHQQVEQHKRLHGEMRQQESELSGRMKQRLEDLKEAELRIRSLDKKFQAERSLLLSLEDIFERKEGYQDSVRHLLLARKKNQRETAGLVGVVAELITVPPAYEKAIETVLEHDLQCMLVNTLEDGLILLQYLKEHKAGRGTFMAVEGIPCPDTAPGLEEHALESLDIPGIIGLAIRLIRYEKRYERVMAYFFGHTILVDDISVARQIFPKLSGQYRIVTRSGEILSSCGIISGGESQKTSPSLLARKRQMEELQVSVPLLQSNIEQEEAARNKTAKEIEELRQEKEELNQRQHKLEIALNGLQKDLSHLEAELEQDRQRLKEVKYKKERALADEEELAADLKNQEARLGKVREEKIQAEQEIRTFAHELDTLRQQEKSLQEQMTDCKIALTSFREHHKALQTNVRHQQELQLQNTRRIANLQSRLEKIDLNWQKSDQTLHELNGRLPQLIQDREAASLDFTRLEADRNERVEIVRHLEKKLKKALQAKNQVLMETKKVELHLTEIQIRMSHLLGDSHLPEDQMIPPDDSPLLGEGEIRELQEQLQTIRSAISSLGAVNLMAIEEYNQLLQRYEFLHQQETDMRSSLESLNSLISRINQDSCARFQQAFDSINFNFQAAFKRLFEGGHAELLLEEPNDLLETGVEVVAQPPGKKPQYLSLLSGGEKAMTAIALILAIYLLKPSPFCLLDEIDAPLDDANIDRFLTIINEFKQRTQFLIITHSKKTMQTADAIYGVTIEQPGLSKVVSLELPHSPSGGD; via the coding sequence GTGCGTTTAGAATCACTTAAAATCCAAGGGTTTAAATCCTTCGCTGATAAAGTGGAACTGGTTTTTAAACCAGGAATCACTGCCATTGTGGGACCCAATGGATGCGGAAAAAGCAATATCACTGACGCCATCCGTTGGGTCCTGGGTGAGCAAAGTGCCAAATCCCTCCGGGGAGGCCAGATGGAGGATGTCATCTTCAATGGCAGTACCTGCCGTCCGCCGAAGGGAATGGCGGAAGTCTCCCTGAAACTGACCAACCTTGGCTCCCTCCCTGTCGCCTTCCCGGAAGTGGTCATAACCCGCAGGATCTTCCGGTCGGGCGAAAACGAATACTTTATCAACAAAAGTCAGTGCCGGTTAAAGGACATCGTTGATATGTTTCTTGACACCGGTCTGGGCAGGGGTGCCTATTCCATTGTCGAGCAGGGAAAAATTGACTTTATTATCATGGCCAAGCCCAAAGAGCGCCGCTCGCTGATTGAATCCGCAGCCGGGATCCTCAAGTACAAGTCGAAACGGGAAGAGGCCCTGAAAAAGATGGAGGCCACGGAACAGAACCTGGAGCGGATAAAGGATATCCTGCATGAGGTGGAAAAGCAAAAAGATACCCTGTCCAAACAGGCTGAGCTGGCTATGGTCTACCGGGAGTACCGCAGGCAGGAGGATGAGCTGGCTCACAAAATCGCCCTGGGACAGTATCTCGGCCTTCTTCGGGAAAAAAAGGGACTCGATGCAGAGCTTCAGCAGTGGAAGGACAGGGAAATGGCCGTGAACTCTGATCTTGCCCAGGCTGAGACTGAAATTGAAAAGTCCAAAACAGCCCTTCTGGAATGTGAAGAGCGGATTTCTATCCGGCAAAAAGCGGTTTATGCGCTCGAAAGCCAGATAAATACCCTCACCCAGCAGCAGCAATCGAGTGAAAAAGAGTTGAAGCGGCTTGAGGAGGAGCGGATTGCTATCAATCTGGAGCTGGAAGAGTTGCATAAATCCCAATCGAAAATCGAAGCTGCCATACATACTCTTGAAGCTGACCTGCGGGAAAAAGAACAGTCCCTTGCAGACAAAAGCGAAGGATTGAAAAGCCTGGAAAACGAGTGCCAGCTCCTTGGCCAGAGCATTCAGAAAAAAAATCATGCCTACGAGACCAGGCGCAAGGATGTCCTGGGGTTGACGAATCAGGAGGCACGGCTTGAGAACCTGTGCGGGAACCTGAAAGGAAAACAGAAAGAAATCCAGGGAAGGCAGGAAGGGTTCCAGAGGACCCTGTGCCGACTGGAGGATGACCTTCAACGCAAAGATGAGCGGAGGAAAAACCTTCACCAGCAGGTTGAACAGCACAAGCGTCTGCATGGGGAGATGCGGCAGCAGGAGAGTGAGCTTTCCGGGCGGATGAAGCAAAGACTTGAGGACCTGAAGGAGGCAGAGCTTCGGATCCGTAGCCTTGACAAGAAATTTCAGGCCGAGCGATCGCTTCTCCTTTCGCTGGAAGATATCTTTGAGCGCAAAGAGGGATATCAGGACAGTGTCAGACACCTGCTTTTGGCCAGAAAGAAAAATCAGCGGGAGACAGCGGGACTTGTGGGAGTGGTTGCCGAGCTCATTACCGTGCCCCCGGCCTATGAGAAGGCCATTGAGACCGTCCTGGAGCATGATCTTCAGTGCATGCTCGTCAATACCCTCGAAGACGGGCTTATCCTTCTCCAGTATCTCAAGGAGCACAAGGCCGGGCGGGGAACATTCATGGCTGTTGAGGGCATTCCCTGCCCTGATACTGCGCCTGGTCTGGAGGAGCATGCTCTTGAATCTTTGGATATACCGGGAATCATCGGCCTGGCAATCAGGCTGATCCGGTATGAGAAGCGGTATGAGAGAGTTATGGCGTATTTTTTTGGCCATACGATTCTGGTTGATGATATCTCGGTGGCCAGACAGATATTTCCGAAACTGAGCGGACAGTATCGGATCGTGACCCGAAGCGGCGAAATTTTATCTTCCTGCGGAATAATTTCCGGTGGAGAGTCCCAGAAGACCTCGCCAAGCCTTCTGGCCAGAAAACGACAGATGGAAGAGTTGCAGGTCTCGGTTCCACTCCTCCAATCGAATATCGAACAGGAGGAAGCTGCCCGAAACAAGACAGCCAAAGAGATTGAAGAGCTGCGGCAGGAGAAGGAGGAACTGAATCAGCGGCAGCATAAGCTTGAAATCGCCCTGAATGGGCTGCAAAAAGACCTCTCTCACCTTGAGGCGGAGCTTGAGCAGGATCGGCAGCGGCTCAAGGAAGTCAAGTACAAAAAAGAGCGGGCTCTGGCTGATGAGGAAGAACTGGCTGCGGATCTGAAGAACCAGGAAGCGCGGCTCGGTAAGGTCAGGGAAGAAAAAATCCAGGCTGAGCAGGAAATCAGAACCTTTGCTCATGAGCTTGATACCTTGCGCCAGCAGGAGAAAAGCTTGCAGGAGCAAATGACTGACTGCAAAATCGCCCTTACTTCCTTCCGGGAGCATCACAAGGCGCTGCAGACAAACGTGCGGCACCAGCAGGAATTACAGCTTCAGAATACCAGGAGGATAGCTAATCTTCAGAGCAGGCTGGAAAAAATTGATCTCAATTGGCAAAAAAGCGATCAGACCCTTCATGAGCTGAACGGACGTCTCCCCCAGCTTATACAAGACAGAGAGGCTGCCAGCCTCGATTTCACGAGGCTTGAAGCTGACCGTAATGAACGGGTCGAGATAGTCAGGCATTTGGAAAAAAAACTGAAGAAAGCCCTTCAGGCGAAAAATCAGGTTCTCATGGAAACCAAAAAGGTTGAGCTTCACCTGACAGAGATACAGATCCGCATGAGTCACCTCCTTGGAGACAGCCATTTACCTGAGGACCAGATGATTCCTCCTGATGATTCTCCGCTTCTCGGTGAAGGAGAAATCCGGGAGCTTCAGGAACAGCTCCAGACTATCAGGAGCGCGATCTCATCCCTGGGAGCAGTCAACCTTATGGCAATTGAGGAATACAATCAGCTCCTTCAGCGCTATGAATTTCTCCACCAGCAGGAAACCGACATGCGCAGCTCTCTCGAATCGCTCAATTCCCTGATCAGCCGGATCAATCAGGATTCCTGTGCGCGCTTTCAGCAGGCATTTGACAGCATAAACTTTAATTTTCAAGCCGCCTTCAAACGGTTGTTTGAAGGCGGACATGCGGAGCTTTTACTTGAGGAACCCAATGATCTGCTTGAAACAGGTGTCGAAGTAGTGGCTCAGCCACCGGGGAAAAAACCGCAATATTTATCTCTTCTTTCCGGCGGCGAAAAAGCCATGACGGCGATTGCCCTGATTTTAGCCATTTATCTGCTGAAGCCGAGTCCATTCTGCTTACTGGATGAGATCGATGCTCCGCTGGATGATGCCAATATCGATCGATTTCTTACTATTATCAACGAATTCAAGCAGCGAACACAGTTTCTCATTATCACTCACAGCAAGAAAACGATGCAAACTGCTGATGCGATTTATGGGGTGACGATCGAACAGCCGGGTCTTTCCAAGGTAGTCAGTCTGGAATTACCTCATTCTCCATCGGGAGGAGATTGA
- the rsmD gene encoding 16S rRNA (guanine(966)-N(2))-methyltransferase RsmD — protein MWRKTKPMRVIAGSAKGRKLKSSIRYALRPTSDRVKEALFDILGPQVQDARFLDLFAGTGNIGIEALSRGAKHATFVEKKASYAELVRSNIHLCGFTNFEIINCDVLRAIAALQNRRRKFGIIFIDPPYSSDLALKALEALDATDLFDEEHIVIAEHSAKDCMPERVGNLIKQRVSEFGDTHLSFYRKEEIQKERTLQENEPCPEREKES, from the coding sequence TTGTGGAGAAAAACAAAACCAATGCGGGTAATTGCCGGTTCTGCCAAAGGAAGAAAATTGAAATCCTCGATCAGGTATGCCCTTCGGCCAACTTCGGACAGGGTCAAAGAGGCTCTGTTTGATATTCTGGGGCCACAGGTCCAGGATGCGCGCTTTCTGGACCTTTTTGCCGGAACAGGGAACATCGGCATCGAGGCCTTGAGCCGGGGAGCAAAACATGCTACCTTTGTGGAAAAGAAAGCCTCTTATGCGGAATTGGTCCGAAGCAATATCCATCTGTGCGGTTTTACCAACTTCGAGATCATCAACTGTGATGTTCTGCGGGCTATTGCTGCCCTGCAGAACCGGCGAAGAAAATTCGGCATTATCTTCATCGATCCTCCCTACAGTTCCGACCTTGCTCTGAAAGCACTGGAAGCCCTGGATGCAACCGATCTATTCGATGAGGAGCATATCGTCATTGCCGAACACAGCGCAAAAGATTGCATGCCGGAACGGGTCGGGAATCTGATCAAGCAGCGGGTTTCAGAATTTGGCGATACACACCTTTCTTTTTACCGGAAAGAAGAGATTCAAAAAGAGAGAACCTTGCAGGAGAATGAGCCATGTCCAGAGAGAGAGAAGGAATCCTGA
- a CDS encoding pyridoxal phosphate-dependent aminotransferase produces MNLASRVKEISPSPTLAITAKAKKMRAEGIDVIGFGAGEPDFDTPENVKQAARAAINQGFTKYTAESGIDELKVAVVKKLSRDNGLTYEPDEIIISCGAKHSLFNICLSLLDPQDEVIVPSPYWVSYPEQIKLVGAKPVIMETRESEGFQMNPDLLASLITPKTKAIIVNSPSNPTGVIYSREILEKVADLAVRRGIVIISDECYEQITYDNTPCISIASLGEEIKALTVVVNAVSKPYSMTGWRIGYAAGPKDLVKAMSKIQSQTTSNPTSISQKAAVEALNGDQKFVHDMVMEFAKRKDYMVSRLNRIPGVSCLNPGGAFYAFPNISSCLGKRNENIVINSSLDLSNYLLEKAHVAVVPGSAFGSDHHVRLSYACSMESIRIGLDRIEDALAQL; encoded by the coding sequence ATGAACTTGGCATCAAGGGTTAAAGAGATCAGCCCTTCCCCAACCTTAGCCATTACCGCTAAGGCAAAAAAGATGCGTGCTGAAGGGATCGACGTAATCGGTTTTGGTGCTGGCGAGCCTGACTTTGATACTCCGGAAAATGTTAAACAGGCAGCCAGGGCAGCTATCAACCAGGGATTTACCAAGTATACGGCAGAATCAGGAATCGATGAGTTGAAAGTTGCCGTAGTCAAAAAATTATCCCGGGACAACGGCCTGACCTACGAGCCGGATGAGATCATTATTTCCTGCGGAGCAAAGCACTCTCTGTTCAACATCTGCCTGAGTCTTCTCGATCCGCAGGACGAAGTCATCGTGCCATCCCCCTATTGGGTTTCCTACCCTGAGCAAATCAAGCTGGTTGGCGCAAAGCCGGTGATTATGGAAACCAGAGAGTCTGAAGGGTTTCAGATGAACCCCGATCTTCTCGCCAGCCTGATCACCCCAAAGACCAAAGCCATTATCGTTAATAGTCCCTCTAACCCTACCGGGGTCATTTATTCGCGGGAAATTCTGGAAAAAGTGGCTGACCTTGCCGTCAGGCGGGGAATCGTCATTATTTCCGATGAATGCTATGAGCAGATTACCTATGACAATACTCCGTGTATCAGTATTGCCTCACTGGGAGAGGAAATCAAAGCCCTGACCGTAGTGGTCAATGCCGTGTCCAAGCCATATTCCATGACCGGCTGGAGAATCGGCTATGCTGCCGGACCAAAGGATCTGGTCAAGGCAATGTCCAAAATCCAGAGCCAGACTACCTCAAACCCTACTTCGATCTCCCAGAAAGCGGCAGTTGAGGCCCTGAATGGAGACCAGAAATTCGTTCATGATATGGTTATGGAATTTGCCAAAAGAAAAGACTACATGGTCAGCCGGTTGAACAGGATACCAGGTGTTTCCTGCCTGAACCCCGGAGGAGCGTTTTATGCCTTTCCCAATATTTCCTCGTGCCTGGGAAAAAGGAACGAAAATATCGTTATCAATTCCTCCCTCGACCTGTCCAATTACCTTCTGGAAAAAGCTCACGTTGCGGTTGTCCCTGGCTCTGCCTTCGGTTCCGATCACCATGTCCGGCTCTCCTATGCCTGTAGTATGGAGAGTATCCGGATTGGCCTGGATAGAATCGAAGATGCCCTGGCTCAATTATAA
- a CDS encoding ribbon-helix-helix protein, CopG family gives MQKKRLNFTIPKDSYEALKELSTKSGLTVSEIMREAIRIYKWAKLESGKGNVIVSKTDDGKGVETRVIL, from the coding sequence ATGCAAAAAAAGAGACTCAATTTCACTATCCCAAAAGATAGTTACGAGGCACTGAAAGAATTAAGCACTAAAAGCGGATTGACAGTCAGCGAGATCATGAGAGAGGCTATTCGGATCTATAAATGGGCAAAATTAGAATCAGGGAAAGGAAACGTCATTGTCTCAAAAACCGATGACGGCAAAGGTGTTGAGACAAGGGTTATTCTCTAG
- a CDS encoding chitobiase/beta-hexosaminidase C-terminal domain-containing protein, whose translation MKCMPFKILTAMLCGLFFRICLSVGYMPNAYAQDIAAEGIASSPPQEKTSSGVSVIENIEYDPVTQIYTYTYTLRNLGKNLVWWWGIWYEEDPQAILDDSQADEQGFTPADVTDCSPGWKNTAPQNRMGYYLYNGPNGEMGFYSTYASDFRSGNSPIVPAGNDLPLIGGQWGWNGQGANILTAYGIQKGQTGYYVIRSTKYFLDNKMFFYNTKDYWNSYYDSQTGQLIIRGFEFVSTTQRSYSISTSSGEPLPASPDDPVLPEIDGGDGWQGDDSTRQVISSPPAAVLATPVLSPSSVTFTGSMSVSITCATQGAIIRYTKDGSEPTVDSPAYTAPLTLTKTTTLKAKAFKSGYTASDTASETYTKLEKAAIPSISPVSRTFSDSITVSLTCTTQGAAIRYTIDGSEPTETSSAYSTPLILTSTTTIKAKAFKSGFNPSDTVSGTYTKLIKQVATPGFSLPSGIFHGSVSVSITCATQGAIVRYTTDGSEPIENSPIYTAPLTLTSTTTIKAKAFKDGYTPSAAARSTYTEEVETVAKPAFSPLPRTFTDSVAVSITCATQGATIRYTIDGSEPTENSPIYAAPLTLTNTATIKAQAFKSGDVPSDAVSGTYTKLAAPKQPATKFSDYSSSTTTTITLWNQPWSYSYSSIAMDYQPWSSTSSSWSYQPWSSTSSWDYQSWSFTTSSWNYQPWSSNF comes from the coding sequence ATGAAATGTATGCCTTTTAAAATCCTGACAGCAATGTTGTGTGGATTATTTTTTCGTATATGCCTGTCTGTAGGGTATATGCCCAATGCCTATGCCCAGGATATTGCAGCAGAGGGTATTGCTTCAAGTCCTCCTCAGGAGAAGACTTCTTCGGGAGTCTCGGTAATAGAAAATATCGAGTACGACCCGGTAACTCAGATCTATACTTACACCTATACATTGAGAAACCTTGGTAAAAACCTGGTCTGGTGGTGGGGGATATGGTATGAGGAAGATCCTCAGGCCATCCTTGATGACTCTCAGGCAGATGAGCAGGGCTTCACACCTGCTGATGTGACTGACTGCTCGCCCGGATGGAAGAACACTGCCCCTCAAAACCGTATGGGGTATTATTTATATAATGGCCCCAACGGAGAAATGGGCTTTTATTCCACCTATGCCAGCGACTTCCGGTCCGGTAACAGCCCCATTGTCCCTGCCGGGAACGATCTCCCGCTCATCGGAGGACAATGGGGATGGAATGGGCAAGGGGCTAATATTCTCACTGCCTATGGTATCCAGAAAGGACAAACAGGCTATTATGTAATTCGATCCACAAAATACTTCCTGGATAATAAAATGTTTTTCTATAATACGAAAGATTATTGGAATTCATATTACGATAGCCAAACCGGACAACTCATTATCAGAGGATTTGAATTTGTTTCTACTACTCAGCGCTCTTACAGCATATCGACATCGTCCGGAGAACCTCTGCCGGCCAGCCCAGACGATCCGGTCCTCCCTGAGATCGACGGGGGTGATGGCTGGCAGGGAGATGATTCAACCAGACAGGTAATATCCTCTCCTCCAGCAGCCGTCCTGGCCACACCTGTTCTTTCCCCCTCATCCGTCACGTTTACAGGTTCAATGTCCGTATCAATCACCTGTGCCACGCAAGGTGCTATCATCCGCTACACTAAAGACGGCAGTGAGCCGACAGTAGATTCCCCTGCCTATACTGCTCCCCTGACACTGACAAAAACAACTACTCTTAAGGCAAAGGCTTTCAAGAGCGGCTATACTGCAAGCGACACCGCAAGCGAAACCTACACTAAGTTGGAAAAGGCAGCTATTCCTTCCATTTCGCCAGTATCGCGAACCTTTAGTGATTCAATTACCGTATCACTGACCTGTACGACTCAAGGGGCTGCTATCCGCTATACGATTGATGGCAGTGAACCGACTGAAACCTCTTCAGCCTATTCAACTCCCTTGATCCTGACCAGCACCACAACCATTAAAGCGAAAGCCTTCAAGAGCGGTTTCAACCCAAGTGATACCGTAAGCGGAACCTATACGAAACTCATAAAACAAGTAGCTACCCCCGGCTTCTCTCTCCCATCTGGCATCTTTCATGGTTCAGTATCTGTGTCGATCACCTGTGCTACCCAAGGGGCTATTGTCCGCTATACAACTGATGGCAGTGAGCCGATTGAGAATTCGCCAATCTATACCGCTCCTCTGACCCTGACCAGTACCACCACTATTAAAGCTAAGGCATTCAAGGATGGTTATACTCCGAGTGCTGCCGCCAGAAGTACCTATACGGAGGAAGTTGAAACAGTGGCCAAACCTGCGTTCTCTCCCCTGCCTCGTACTTTTACCGATTCAGTAGCCGTGTCGATCACCTGCGCCACTCAAGGGGCTACTATCCGCTATACGATTGATGGCAGTGAACCGACCGAGAATTCGCCAATTTATGCCGCTCCTCTGACTCTGACCAACACCGCCACTATCAAAGCTCAAGCTTTCAAGAGTGGCGATGTTCCGAGTGATGCCGTGAGCGGAACCTACACCAAGTTGGCAGCGCCAAAACAGCCTGCGACTAAATTTTCGGATTACTCCAGCAGTACTACTACTACTATCACCTTGTGGAACCAACCGTGGTCATATTCATATAGCAGCATCGCTATGGACTATCAGCCCTGGTCTTCAACATCCTCAAGCTGGAGTTATCAGCCCTGGTCTTCCACTTCAAGTTGGGATTATCAATCATGGTCATTTACCACTTCAAGCTGGAATTACCAGCCATGGTCTTCTAATTTTTAA
- the coaD gene encoding pantetheine-phosphate adenylyltransferase, with the protein MRRAIYPGTFDPVTKGHLDLVHRGLKLFDEVIVAIAADSPKKPAFSLEERKDMAEQCLHGVSRVQVTSFQGLLVDFARKLKAQAIIRGLRAISDFESELQMALVNRKLGNEFETVFLTPKANYIYLSSSLVRELALLGGCIDDMVEPYVKTKLEEKFRKI; encoded by the coding sequence ATGCGAAGAGCAATCTATCCAGGTACATTCGATCCGGTTACCAAAGGCCACCTTGACCTGGTCCATCGAGGGCTGAAGCTTTTCGATGAGGTCATCGTTGCCATAGCTGCCGATTCGCCCAAGAAACCGGCCTTCTCGCTGGAAGAGCGCAAAGACATGGCTGAGCAATGTCTGCATGGGGTATCCCGCGTACAAGTGACCTCTTTCCAGGGGCTTCTGGTTGATTTTGCCCGCAAGCTCAAGGCTCAGGCCATTATCCGCGGGCTGCGCGCTATCTCCGACTTTGAGTCCGAGCTCCAGATGGCGCTGGTGAATCGAAAGCTGGGCAACGAATTCGAGACTGTCTTCTTAACGCCAAAGGCCAACTACATTTACCTAAGCTCCAGCCTGGTCCGTGAGCTCGCCCTGCTCGGAGGATGCATCGATGACATGGTGGAGCCTTACGTAAAAACGAAACTGGAAGAAAAGTTCAGGAAGATATAG
- a CDS encoding DUF5677 domain-containing protein has translation MSTEPFRAFLDRDLSKALGREIIDIASPLLKELVNHATNVLVRCDQSSNGGIDEDLAPFTLYHHIIEQTDGIEVLITESCTAPAIPLLRSSFEALLYLEYIFEDDREYVQRSLSWLLGHIHERLNFYDRLDPSTPKGMEFKKNFDVDIIAKNMELPSIDDVRARKSALEEMLSKPHIQPIEAEYQKFKNMPHWYQLFGGPNDLRTLAICIKRGAEYDLLYRHWSKFTHAQDLISFVQKSGKVKMLRDPNEIKEITTSALSFILCSTQLMIGKYRGGENIQVWYEREIIPLFQQLCKIS, from the coding sequence ATGTCTACCGAACCATTCAGGGCTTTTCTCGATCGAGACTTATCAAAGGCATTGGGGCGCGAAATTATCGATATCGCTTCTCCTTTGCTGAAAGAGTTGGTCAATCATGCAACGAATGTTCTCGTTAGATGTGACCAATCCTCTAATGGAGGTATCGATGAGGACCTAGCTCCATTTACGCTATATCATCACATTATTGAGCAAACAGATGGGATTGAAGTGCTTATAACCGAAAGCTGTACCGCCCCTGCTATACCCCTCCTGAGAAGTTCTTTTGAGGCACTATTATATTTGGAGTATATCTTTGAAGATGATAGGGAGTATGTTCAGCGTTCCTTATCATGGCTACTTGGACATATCCACGAGCGTTTGAACTTCTATGATCGTCTTGATCCTTCAACACCTAAAGGCATGGAATTTAAAAAGAATTTTGATGTTGATATTATTGCAAAAAACATGGAATTACCCTCTATAGATGACGTACGAGCACGGAAATCAGCATTAGAGGAAATGTTATCAAAACCACATATTCAACCGATTGAGGCTGAATATCAAAAATTCAAGAATATGCCTCATTGGTATCAATTGTTTGGTGGTCCTAATGATTTAAGGACATTGGCAATTTGTATTAAGCGAGGAGCCGAGTATGATCTTCTTTATCGTCATTGGTCTAAGTTCACACATGCTCAAGATTTAATTTCTTTTGTTCAAAAAAGTGGAAAAGTTAAAATGCTAAGAGATCCAAACGAGATTAAAGAGATCACGACTTCTGCACTTAGCTTCATTTTATGTTCAACACAGCTAATGATAGGAAAATACAGGGGGGGAGAAAATATTCAGGTCTGGTATGAAAGAGAGATTATACCCCTTTTCCAACAACTTTGTAAGATTAGTTAA